The following are encoded in a window of Sphaerisporangium siamense genomic DNA:
- a CDS encoding ester cyclase, whose protein sequence is MPDASEIMNRVTDGFNRHDLEALTRCFDARGVFVTPSGVGDGLEEITYFFESSLTAFPDAVVTLWSTVTCGDTAIGEWTVTGTHGGAYMLPGGDVVTATGRPIAIRGASFCTVDEDGVVGYRIYYDQLELIAQLGRTVGAEREF, encoded by the coding sequence ATGCCCGACGCGAGCGAGATCATGAACAGGGTCACCGATGGTTTCAACCGGCACGACCTGGAGGCGCTGACCCGCTGCTTCGACGCCCGGGGAGTGTTCGTCACCCCCAGCGGCGTGGGGGACGGGCTGGAGGAGATCACCTACTTCTTCGAGTCGTCCCTGACGGCCTTCCCCGACGCCGTCGTGACGCTCTGGAGCACGGTCACGTGCGGGGACACCGCGATCGGCGAGTGGACCGTCACCGGCACGCACGGCGGCGCCTACATGCTGCCGGGCGGCGACGTCGTGACGGCGACCGGGCGTCCCATCGCGATCCGGGGCGCCTCCTTCTGCACCGTGGACGAGGACGGCGTCGTCGGCTACCGCATCTACTACGACCAGCTCGAGCTCATCGCGCAGCTCGGGCGCACCGTGGGCGCGGAGCGCGAGTTCTGA
- a CDS encoding hydroxymethylglutaryl-CoA lyase, translating into MLQPMRVPAEGLPDRVTIYEVGPRDGLQNEPAIVPLEVKAELVARLAAAGLTTIETTSFVRPTWVPQLADAEELLARVEKAPGVRYPVLVPNERGLDRALALGVTDIAIFGSATETFARRNLNRGLDESVEMFAPVVARARENGLRVRAYLSMCFGDPWEGPVPIAQVVGNGRRLLDLGCEQLSLGDTIGVGTPGHVTALLDAFAAAGVGPERLAVHFHDTYGQALANTLSALRAGVTVVDASAGGIGGCPYAKSATGNLATEDLVWMLSGLGIETGVDLASLAATSLWLAERLGRPSPSAVVRALSQELSEDEE; encoded by the coding sequence ATGCTCCAGCCGATGCGGGTGCCGGCGGAAGGGCTGCCGGACCGCGTGACGATCTACGAGGTCGGGCCGCGCGACGGCCTGCAGAACGAACCGGCGATCGTGCCGCTGGAGGTCAAGGCCGAGCTGGTCGCGCGGCTGGCCGCCGCCGGGCTCACCACCATCGAGACCACCAGCTTCGTCCGCCCCACGTGGGTGCCCCAGCTCGCCGACGCCGAGGAGCTGCTGGCGCGCGTCGAGAAGGCGCCGGGCGTGCGCTACCCGGTGCTGGTCCCCAACGAGCGCGGCCTGGACCGCGCGCTCGCCCTGGGCGTCACCGACATCGCGATCTTCGGCAGCGCCACCGAGACCTTCGCCCGGCGCAACCTCAACCGCGGCCTGGACGAGTCGGTCGAGATGTTCGCCCCGGTCGTCGCGCGCGCCCGCGAGAACGGCCTGCGGGTGCGGGCGTACCTGTCGATGTGCTTCGGCGACCCGTGGGAGGGGCCGGTGCCGATCGCGCAGGTCGTCGGCAACGGCAGGCGGCTGCTCGACCTCGGCTGCGAGCAGCTCTCGCTCGGCGACACCATCGGCGTCGGCACCCCCGGGCACGTCACTGCCCTGCTCGACGCCTTCGCCGCGGCGGGCGTCGGCCCCGAGCGCCTCGCCGTGCACTTCCACGACACCTACGGCCAGGCGCTGGCCAACACCCTCAGCGCGCTGCGCGCGGGCGTCACCGTGGTGGACGCCTCGGCCGGGGGCATCGGCGGCTGCCCCTACGCCAAGAGCGCCACCGGCAACCTCGCCACCGAGGACCTGGTGTGGATGCTGTCCGGCCTCGGCATCGAGACCGGCGTGGACCTGGCGTCGCTGGCCGCGACCAGCCTGTGGCTGGCGGAGCGGCTCGGCCGCCCGAGCCCGTCGGCGGTGGTGCGCGCGCTGTCCCAAGAACTCTCCGAGGATGAGGAGTAG
- a CDS encoding acetyl/propionyl/methylcrotonyl-CoA carboxylase subunit alpha: MLSGLSGIGTVLVANRGEIALRVIRTLRRLGLRSVAVHSDADAGARHVREADAAVRLAAGYLDIEGVVAAAKASGARAVHPGYGFLAENTAFARRCAEEGLVFVGPPPEAIEAMGDKIRAKATVEAAGVPVVPGGAEPGDDLAEAAARIGFPVLIKPSAGGGGKGMLVVRSAGELADAVASARRTAAAAFGDATLLVERYVSDPRHIEIQVLADTHGNVIHLGERECSLQRRHQKIVEEAPSPLIDEETRRRMGAAAVSAARSVGYVGAGTVEFIVPGDQPGHPGYFIEMNTRLQVEHPVTEMVTGLDLVELQLRVAAGEPLPLTQQDVRMRGHAVEARVYAEDPARDFLPTGGRVLALAEPEDTAGVRVDSGLFPGAVVGSDYDPMLAKVIAWGQDRAAALRGLDTALRRTTVLGVTTNIAFLRALLADADVAAGRLGTGLIDQRLDALLTAAHATGAPPDEVLAAAALVLHDELSAGGEDPWGVPDGWRIGEPAWTTWPLAARGEPVAVRVRGLPARGAEVAVGDGPPSEARVARENGDALVTLDGVTTRYACARDGHTVWLGRDGRAWALTRHLPGDPGDRAGAGLAGDGVVRSPMPGTVLLVKVVPGEAVTEGQPLLIVEAMKMEHTVTAPAGGVVAELSARAGRPVDMDEVLAVIRAPDAGTSPEVTETGGS; the protein is encoded by the coding sequence ATGCTTTCTGGGCTCTCAGGCATCGGCACCGTGCTCGTGGCCAACCGCGGCGAGATCGCGCTGCGCGTGATCAGGACGCTCCGGCGGCTCGGCCTGCGCTCCGTCGCCGTCCACAGCGACGCCGACGCCGGGGCGCGGCACGTCCGCGAGGCCGACGCGGCCGTCCGGCTCGCCGCGGGCTACCTCGACATCGAGGGCGTCGTCGCCGCGGCGAAGGCGAGCGGCGCCCGGGCCGTCCACCCCGGGTACGGCTTCCTGGCCGAGAACACCGCGTTCGCGCGCCGCTGCGCCGAGGAGGGGCTGGTGTTCGTCGGCCCGCCGCCGGAGGCCATCGAGGCGATGGGCGACAAGATCCGCGCCAAGGCCACGGTGGAGGCGGCGGGCGTGCCGGTCGTGCCGGGCGGCGCCGAGCCCGGCGACGACCTCGCCGAGGCCGCCGCGCGCATCGGCTTCCCGGTGCTGATCAAGCCGTCGGCGGGCGGCGGCGGCAAGGGCATGCTGGTGGTGCGCTCGGCGGGCGAGCTGGCCGACGCGGTCGCCTCCGCGCGGCGCACGGCCGCGGCCGCGTTCGGCGACGCCACCCTGCTCGTCGAACGGTACGTCTCCGACCCCCGGCACATCGAGATCCAGGTCCTGGCCGACACCCACGGCAACGTGATCCACCTCGGCGAGCGCGAGTGCAGCCTTCAGCGCCGCCATCAGAAGATCGTCGAGGAGGCCCCCTCGCCGCTGATCGACGAGGAGACCCGCCGGCGCATGGGCGCCGCCGCGGTCAGCGCCGCCCGCTCGGTCGGGTACGTCGGCGCGGGCACCGTCGAGTTCATCGTCCCCGGCGACCAGCCCGGCCACCCGGGCTACTTCATCGAGATGAACACCCGCCTGCAGGTCGAACACCCGGTCACCGAGATGGTCACCGGCCTCGACCTGGTGGAGCTGCAGCTCCGCGTAGCGGCGGGCGAGCCCCTGCCCCTGACGCAGCAGGACGTGCGCATGCGCGGCCACGCCGTCGAGGCCCGCGTGTACGCCGAGGACCCGGCGCGCGACTTCCTGCCCACCGGCGGCCGGGTGCTGGCCCTGGCCGAGCCCGAGGACACCGCCGGAGTCCGGGTGGACTCCGGCCTCTTCCCGGGCGCGGTCGTCGGCAGCGACTACGACCCCATGCTCGCCAAGGTGATCGCCTGGGGCCAGGACCGCGCCGCCGCCCTGCGCGGGCTCGACACCGCGCTGCGCCGCACGACGGTCCTCGGCGTCACCACCAACATCGCGTTCCTGCGCGCCCTGCTGGCCGACGCCGACGTCGCCGCCGGGCGGCTCGGCACCGGCCTGATCGACCAGCGCCTCGACGCCCTGCTCACCGCCGCCCACGCCACTGGCGCCCCGCCGGACGAGGTGCTCGCCGCGGCGGCCCTGGTGCTGCACGACGAGCTGTCCGCGGGCGGCGAAGACCCCTGGGGTGTGCCGGACGGGTGGCGGATCGGCGAGCCCGCCTGGACGACCTGGCCGCTCGCCGCGCGCGGCGAGCCGGTCGCCGTCCGGGTCAGGGGCCTGCCCGCGCGCGGCGCCGAGGTCGCCGTCGGGGACGGGCCGCCGTCCGAGGCCAGGGTCGCGCGCGAGAACGGCGACGCGCTGGTCACCCTGGACGGGGTCACCACGCGCTACGCCTGCGCCCGCGACGGGCACACGGTGTGGCTCGGGCGCGACGGGCGCGCCTGGGCCCTCACCCGCCACCTGCCCGGGGACCCGGGCGACCGCGCCGGGGCCGGCCTGGCGGGCGACGGCGTGGTGCGCAGCCCGATGCCGGGCACGGTGCTGCTGGTCAAGGTGGTGCCGGGCGAGGCGGTGACCGAGGGGCAGCCGCTGCTGATCGTCGAGGCGATGAAGATGGAGCACACCGTGACCGCCCCCGCCGGCGGCGTCGTCGCCGAGCTCTCGGCCCGCGCGGGGCGTCCGGTCGACATGGACGAGGTGCTGGCCGTCATCCGCGCCCCCGACGCGGGGACGTCCCCCGAGGTCACCGAGACGGGAGGATCGTGA
- a CDS encoding carbohydrate kinase family protein, which produces MGGLLVIGDAVTDVVAVHRTPVATGTDTPADIVVRPGGSGANTACWAAHLGADARLLTRVGYDTGAWHVAELRGAGVRPHAQVDPGHPTAVVIAMVDASGERSMLTNRGAGGRIGPSDWDDRLLDGVRRLHVSGYTLFAGPGLDLFRTAVRAAERRGLGVSVDPASTGPLAAFGVDRFLRETAAASLVVPNRDEALLLTGERDPEAAAAALSARYGTAAVKLGAGGALLARDGRVVARAPAVAARAVDSTGAGDAFAAGFLAALLSGHPAESALVAGCAAGARAVTRLGGRPVPAGGMPAPRTPESDEPLCSP; this is translated from the coding sequence GTGGGCGGGCTGCTGGTCATCGGGGACGCCGTCACCGACGTGGTCGCCGTCCACCGGACACCGGTCGCGACCGGCACCGACACCCCCGCCGACATCGTGGTGCGTCCGGGCGGCTCCGGGGCCAACACCGCCTGCTGGGCCGCGCACCTGGGCGCGGACGCCCGCCTCCTCACCCGGGTCGGGTACGACACCGGGGCCTGGCACGTCGCCGAGCTGCGCGGCGCGGGGGTGCGCCCGCACGCCCAGGTCGATCCCGGGCACCCGACGGCCGTGGTGATCGCGATGGTGGACGCCTCGGGCGAGCGGTCCATGCTGACCAACCGGGGCGCGGGCGGGCGCATCGGCCCGTCCGACTGGGACGACCGGCTGCTCGACGGCGTGCGCCGCCTGCACGTCTCCGGCTACACCCTGTTCGCCGGGCCGGGCCTCGACCTGTTCAGGACGGCGGTGCGCGCGGCGGAGCGCCGCGGGCTCGGCGTCAGCGTGGACCCGGCCTCCACCGGCCCCCTGGCCGCCTTCGGCGTGGACCGCTTCCTGCGCGAGACCGCGGCCGCGTCGCTGGTCGTCCCCAACCGGGACGAGGCGCTGCTGCTCACCGGTGAGCGCGACCCGGAGGCCGCCGCCGCGGCGCTCAGCGCCCGGTACGGCACGGCGGCGGTGAAGCTCGGCGCCGGCGGGGCGCTGCTGGCGCGGGACGGGCGCGTGGTGGCGCGGGCACCCGCCGTCGCGGCCCGGGCCGTGGACTCCACGGGCGCGGGCGACGCGTTCGCCGCGGGATTCCTCGCCGCGCTGCTGTCCGGTCATCCGGCGGAGTCGGCGCTGGTGGCGGGGTGCGCGGCCGGGGCGCGGGCGGTGACGAGGCTCGGCGGGAGGCCCGTTCCCGCGGGCGGGATGCCCGCTCCGCGGACCCCGGAGTCCGACGAGCCGCTATGTTCTCCCTAG
- a CDS encoding GNAT family N-acetyltransferase: protein MTSDDLLVRQAREDDAEEIYGLTREFALSFRPERAAFHAAFPALLANPDAIVLVAVVDGAVRGYLLGFVHLTLFANGPVAWVEEAITQHGFRRRGLGRALLEEFERWARSRDGGYIALATRRAPEFYNALKYESAGTYYRKVLKADAQD, encoded by the coding sequence ATGACTTCAGATGATCTCCTGGTACGGCAGGCCCGCGAGGACGACGCCGAGGAGATCTACGGGCTGACGCGCGAGTTCGCCCTGTCCTTCCGGCCCGAGCGCGCCGCCTTCCACGCGGCCTTCCCGGCGCTGCTCGCCAACCCCGACGCGATCGTGCTGGTGGCCGTCGTGGACGGCGCCGTGCGCGGGTACCTCCTCGGCTTCGTGCACCTGACGCTGTTCGCCAACGGCCCCGTCGCCTGGGTGGAGGAGGCCATCACGCAGCACGGCTTCCGCAGGCGCGGCCTCGGGCGCGCGCTGCTGGAGGAGTTCGAGCGCTGGGCGCGCTCCCGGGACGGCGGGTACATCGCCCTGGCGACGCGCAGGGCGCCGGAGTTCTACAACGCGCTCAAATACGAGTCCGCCGGCACGTACTACCGCAAGGTTTTGAAAGCCGACGCGCAGGACTGA
- a CDS encoding acyl-CoA dehydrogenase family protein, with protein MHRLSDEYEALRKTVEEFSRDVVAPVIGDYYERCEFPYDIVSQMGRMGLFGLPIPEEHGGMGGDYFALCLALEELARVDSSVAITLEAAVSLGAMPLYRFGTAEQKAEWLPELTSGRKLGAFGLTEPGGGSDVPGGMRTTAVLDGGEWVINGSKAFITNSGTDITGFVAVAAITGQRRKADGEPAPEISTILVPSGTPGFTVSKKYSKVGWSASDTRELAFSDCRVPAAGLVGERGRGYAQFLQTLDEGRVAIAALSVGLAQGCVDESLRYVKERHAFGQAIGRYQAIQFKVADMEVRAHTARLAYYHAAEKMLAGEPFKKEAAIAKLVSSNAAMDNARDATQIFGGYGFMNEYPVGRFYRDAKILEIGEGTSEVQRMLIARQLGLNA; from the coding sequence ATGCACCGGCTCAGCGACGAGTACGAGGCCCTGCGCAAGACCGTCGAGGAGTTCTCCCGGGACGTGGTGGCCCCGGTGATCGGCGACTACTACGAGCGCTGCGAGTTCCCCTACGACATCGTCTCCCAGATGGGCCGCATGGGACTGTTCGGCCTGCCGATCCCCGAGGAGCACGGGGGCATGGGCGGGGACTACTTCGCGCTGTGCCTCGCCCTGGAGGAGCTGGCCCGCGTCGACTCCTCGGTGGCGATCACCCTGGAGGCCGCGGTGTCGCTCGGCGCGATGCCGCTCTACCGGTTCGGCACCGCGGAGCAGAAGGCCGAGTGGCTGCCGGAGCTGACCTCCGGGCGCAAGCTCGGCGCGTTCGGGCTCACCGAGCCCGGCGGCGGCTCCGACGTGCCCGGCGGCATGCGCACCACGGCCGTGCTGGACGGCGGCGAGTGGGTGATCAACGGCTCCAAGGCGTTCATCACCAACTCCGGCACCGACATCACCGGCTTCGTGGCGGTCGCCGCCATCACCGGGCAGCGGCGCAAGGCCGACGGCGAGCCCGCGCCGGAGATCTCCACGATCCTGGTCCCGTCGGGCACGCCCGGGTTCACGGTGTCCAAGAAGTACTCCAAGGTCGGCTGGTCGGCCTCCGACACCCGCGAGCTGGCCTTCTCCGACTGCCGCGTGCCCGCGGCCGGCCTCGTCGGCGAGCGCGGGCGCGGGTACGCCCAGTTCCTGCAGACCCTCGACGAGGGCCGGGTCGCCATCGCCGCGCTGTCGGTGGGCCTGGCGCAGGGCTGCGTGGACGAGAGCCTGCGCTACGTCAAGGAGCGGCACGCGTTCGGGCAGGCGATCGGGCGCTACCAGGCCATCCAGTTCAAGGTGGCCGACATGGAGGTGCGCGCGCACACCGCCCGCCTGGCGTACTACCACGCGGCGGAGAAGATGCTCGCCGGCGAGCCGTTCAAGAAGGAGGCGGCGATCGCCAAGCTGGTGAGCTCCAATGCCGCCATGGACAACGCCCGCGACGCCACCCAGATCTTCGGCGGCTACGGCTTCATGAACGAGTACCCCGTGGGCCGGTTCTACCGCGACGCGAAGATCCTGGAGATCGGCGAGGGCACCAGCGAGGTCCAGCGCATGCTCATCGCCCGCCAGCTGGGCCTGAACGCCTGA